CGGCCACGCTGGTCCGACCGGAAAAGGCATGGTACGTGTCGGAATTGGCGCGCCGCTTGGGCGTTCCATCATCGAGTCTCCAACGCGAACTACACGACCTGGAAAAAGCGGGGGTATTGAAAACGCACCGGCAGGGGCGAATGGCGTACTATCAGGCCAACACCGATTCACCAGTGTTTCCCGAGCTCCGCGGCCTGATGCTGAAGACGGCAGGTTTGGTCGATGTGCTGGCCGACGCGATCGAGCCGCTTG
The Pirellulales bacterium DNA segment above includes these coding regions:
- a CDS encoding winged helix-turn-helix domain-containing protein; its protein translation is MRNSRAIDALLPKTRQGILAATLVRPEKAWYVSELARRLGVPSSSLQRELHDLEKAGVLKTHRQGRMAYYQANTDSPVFPELRGLMLKTAGLVDVLADAIEPLARKC